One Desulfobulbus oligotrophicus DNA segment encodes these proteins:
- the carB gene encoding carbamoyl-phosphate synthase large subunit gives MPKRTDIQKILIIGSGPIIISQACEFDYSGAQAVKALKEEGYEVVLVNSNPATIMTDPELADRTYIEPITPECIAKVIERERPDALLPTLGGQTALNTAIQVAEMGVLEKFGVEMLAADVAVIRKAEGREEFRDAMRRIGLKVPESAIVHTIDEALEAAERIGFPVIVRPSFTLGGTGGGVAYNRTELLKLATAGIDLSMTNEVMLERSLLGWKELELEVMRDKKDNVIIICTIENVDAMGVHTGDSITVAPAQTLTDREYREMRDAAVAIIREIGVENGGSNVQFAINPVDGELMVIEMNPRVSRSSALASKATGFPIAKIAAKLAVGYSLDEIKNDITRETYASFEPTIDYCVVKIPRWTFEKFPETEDVLTTAMKSVGETMAIGRTFKEAFQKGMRSLEVGRMGFGFDGKDDMSALHQDDVERGLSRPNSRRISFIFEALQRGMTIDRLYELSYIDPWFLHNFKQLTDKGEEIRSRGFAGLDRDYLFEVKQYGFSDVQLANLTGTSEDDIRHRRVELGLHPSYKLVDTCAAEFDSYTPYYYSTYEQEDEGQRSDRKKIIILGGGPNRIGQGIEFDYCCVHASFALHEIGIESIMINSNPETVSTDYDTSDKLYFEPLTREDVLNIIDREQPDGVIVQFGGQTPLNLAVPLAKRGVPIIGTSPDAIDRAEDRKRFQQFLHKLELRQPANGTAHTLEEALSVAEEIGYPVVMRPSYVLGGRDMRIVYNEQGIRHFMAIPGMSGSEHPVLLDQFLKDAIEVDVDAICDGEQTVIGGIMEHIEEAGIHSGDSACVLPPHTLSVAIVGEITDATKAMARELGVVGLMNVQFAVQGQTLYVLEVNPRASRTVPFVSKATGVPLAKIATKVMLGMTLQQLGFTQEKVLHHWAVKEAVFPFDRFPNVDTLLGPEMKSTGEVMGIDEDLGLALAKAQMASNAPLPFRGTVFVSVRHGDKEAVIPVARKLRELGYDILATRGTAEKLAEQGIVCTEVNKISQGRPHILDKIQNGQVSWILNTSAGTRTTEDSYIIRRAALDYHIPYTTTITGGLATTMAMASLRGGEVGVKTIQEFAKIID, from the coding sequence ATGCCCAAACGTACAGACATACAGAAGATACTTATCATCGGTTCCGGACCGATTATCATCAGCCAGGCCTGTGAATTCGATTATTCCGGGGCTCAGGCTGTGAAAGCACTCAAGGAAGAAGGGTATGAGGTGGTGCTTGTCAATTCAAACCCGGCCACAATCATGACCGACCCGGAACTTGCCGACCGCACCTATATCGAACCTATAACCCCTGAGTGTATTGCCAAGGTGATTGAACGGGAACGACCGGATGCCCTGCTGCCGACCCTGGGCGGGCAGACTGCCTTGAACACTGCTATTCAGGTGGCTGAGATGGGCGTGCTGGAAAAATTCGGCGTGGAGATGCTTGCTGCTGATGTTGCAGTTATTCGCAAGGCCGAAGGTCGGGAGGAGTTTCGTGATGCCATGCGTCGAATCGGTCTCAAGGTACCGGAGTCGGCCATTGTTCACACCATTGACGAGGCTCTGGAAGCAGCTGAGCGAATCGGCTTTCCTGTTATTGTCCGACCGAGTTTTACCCTGGGAGGGACCGGCGGCGGGGTGGCCTATAACAGAACCGAGTTACTGAAGCTCGCCACCGCAGGCATTGATCTGTCCATGACCAATGAGGTCATGCTGGAGCGCTCGCTGTTGGGATGGAAGGAGCTTGAACTTGAGGTGATGCGTGACAAGAAAGACAATGTCATCATCATCTGCACCATTGAAAATGTTGACGCCATGGGGGTGCATACCGGCGATTCGATCACAGTTGCACCAGCCCAGACGCTCACTGATAGGGAATACCGGGAGATGCGCGATGCTGCCGTTGCCATTATCCGCGAAATAGGTGTGGAGAACGGTGGTTCCAATGTTCAATTTGCCATCAATCCTGTGGATGGTGAGTTGATGGTGATCGAGATGAACCCCCGGGTGTCCCGTTCATCGGCGCTGGCTTCGAAGGCAACGGGATTTCCCATTGCGAAGATTGCCGCTAAGCTGGCAGTGGGCTATTCACTTGATGAGATTAAAAACGATATTACCCGTGAGACGTACGCCTCGTTTGAGCCGACCATTGACTACTGTGTGGTGAAAATTCCACGCTGGACCTTTGAAAAGTTTCCGGAAACCGAAGATGTTCTGACCACAGCCATGAAATCGGTGGGGGAGACAATGGCCATCGGCCGAACGTTCAAGGAGGCTTTCCAGAAGGGGATGCGTTCACTGGAAGTGGGGCGGATGGGTTTTGGTTTCGACGGTAAAGATGACATGAGCGCTCTTCACCAGGATGATGTGGAGCGGGGGTTGAGCCGTCCCAACTCGAGAAGAATCAGCTTTATCTTCGAGGCGCTGCAAAGGGGCATGACGATTGATCGTCTTTACGAGCTGAGCTATATCGACCCGTGGTTTCTGCATAATTTCAAACAGCTGACGGACAAGGGGGAAGAGATTCGCAGCCGGGGATTTGCCGGTCTGGACCGCGACTATCTTTTTGAAGTCAAGCAGTATGGTTTTTCCGATGTCCAGCTGGCCAACCTCACTGGAACCTCAGAAGATGATATCCGTCACCGGCGTGTCGAACTGGGGCTTCACCCCTCCTATAAGCTGGTGGACACGTGTGCCGCTGAGTTTGATTCCTATACCCCTTATTACTATTCCACGTACGAGCAGGAGGACGAGGGGCAACGAAGTGATCGAAAAAAAATCATAATTCTGGGTGGAGGCCCCAATCGAATCGGGCAGGGTATAGAGTTCGACTACTGCTGTGTGCATGCCTCCTTTGCCCTGCACGAGATCGGCATTGAATCGATTATGATTAACTCCAACCCGGAAACAGTCTCCACTGATTATGATACTTCCGACAAACTGTACTTTGAACCCCTGACCCGTGAAGATGTGCTCAACATCATTGACCGGGAACAGCCCGATGGCGTGATTGTCCAGTTCGGCGGCCAGACGCCGCTTAATCTGGCTGTGCCATTGGCGAAAAGAGGTGTGCCGATCATCGGCACCTCACCGGATGCAATTGATCGAGCCGAAGATCGTAAACGATTTCAACAGTTTCTGCATAAATTAGAGTTACGACAACCAGCAAACGGTACGGCCCATACCCTGGAGGAGGCCCTGTCTGTAGCTGAAGAGATCGGTTACCCGGTTGTGATGCGGCCATCGTACGTGCTCGGTGGACGTGATATGCGCATTGTGTACAACGAGCAGGGGATCCGTCATTTCATGGCGATTCCCGGAATGAGCGGCAGTGAACATCCGGTGCTGCTTGACCAGTTTCTCAAAGATGCCATTGAGGTTGATGTTGATGCGATCTGCGATGGCGAGCAAACCGTGATCGGCGGTATCATGGAGCATATAGAGGAGGCCGGGATCCACTCCGGCGACTCTGCCTGTGTTTTACCGCCGCATACCCTGTCTGTTGCGATTGTCGGCGAAATCACCGATGCTACGAAGGCCATGGCCAGGGAGCTGGGAGTTGTCGGTCTGATGAATGTCCAGTTTGCCGTTCAGGGACAGACCCTTTATGTGCTGGAGGTGAATCCCAGGGCATCACGGACCGTTCCCTTTGTGTCCAAGGCCACCGGTGTGCCGCTGGCGAAAATCGCCACTAAAGTCATGTTGGGGATGACGCTTCAGCAACTTGGTTTCACACAGGAAAAAGTGCTCCATCACTGGGCGGTTAAAGAGGCTGTTTTCCCTTTTGACCGGTTCCCCAATGTGGATACGTTGCTGGGACCTGAGATGAAATCGACCGGTGAGGTTATGGGGATAGATGAGGACCTGGGGCTGGCGCTGGCCAAGGCGCAGATGGCCTCCAATGCCCCGCTTCCGTTTCGCGGGACGGTTTTTGTCAGTGTCCGCCACGGTGACAAGGAGGCGGTAATTCCGGTGGCCAGGAAACTCCGGGAGCTCGGGTATGATATCCTGGCTACCCGCGGCACGGCAGAAAAACTTGCTGAACAGGGAATCGTGTGTACTGAGGTCAACAAGATTTCTCAGGGTCGTCCTCATATACTTGATAAGATTCAAAATGGGCAGGTGAGCTGGATCCTCAACACCTCAGCCGGCACCCGGACGACCGAAGATTCTTATATTATTCGTCGCGCTGCGCTTGATTATCATATTCCCTACACCACCACTATCACTGGAGGATTGGCTACAACCATGGCCATGGCATCCTTACGTGGCGGGGAAGTCGGGGTCAAGACCATCCAGGAATTCGCAAAGATCATTGACTGA